AAAGTTTGTATCTAGTTAGCACTTCATATATTGGGTCTGATAGGATAGCTCTGGTGTTGGATCGTATTTATTTTAACTTGCTTTTAGTTTGTTTTGTAAATTTCCCTTACAGATCTTCTTAATTTCTGCAGAAAGGGTATCCTTCTGATTGTGCTGCGTATAGTGATCCAAGCATTATTAGTGAAAGACTTTCCATCATAACGCAGAAGGCTCAAAAGCTCAGTATCGAAATGCCATGTAAGCACTAGGTGTGGTCGATATTGTTGTATCAGATCCTTCTTTCTATGTTCCTCCTATTTGTGGAATTTAGTGAATGATAATTAATTTCCAAGGATGTTATGGAATTATTTGACCTTATGAATATTGCCACATATGAGTACTTGCATCCTGTCATTCTTCTTCTTCCGATTTTTGATTTTCCTCCCAATGCAAGTGTCGTCTAGATCTGAAGAGAAATAACACAGCATCGAGACGTGCAATGAGCACAAGGACATGGTTGATGCCTTGGATAACTGGAAAAGTGGAATGACTCAGTAGTGACTATTACATTGGAGACTTCTTTGAAAGAATCATTATGAGCGATGAAaaaactaggtgatttcttcccatctgcctTAGCCTTGGTAGACAGAGTTACCAGGTTCCACTACTAGGGGGAAGTAGCAGATATCCAGTGGAATAGTCAAGGTGCGCGCAAACTGGCCGGACACCACCGTTACAAAAAAAAGGTCTCTATGGGCGATAAACTTTTGACACTCTACACCTTCGTTAACTTTCGAACTCCCAAAATGATGCATCTATGGCCTTTTCACAATCTTTTCCTTATATATCCACAAAAATGCCTACCGGCACCTCATCAGGGCTTAAGTATTGGAATTTTAGTGGTTCTCTTGGGAAGAGGTTGCTGGTGGTATTTTGATTGCACTGAAGAGTTGTGCTGATCAAAAAGTTAAAAATGAAAGCACATTGTATGCTTTTGTGAAAAATTGTATACTTTTGTGAAACTTCCCCTTGGTATAAGATCCGATTGAGCAAACAAATCTGTTGTTCATTAACTTTTTGGTTGAGGAACAAATGTTATTGATGATGAGCTAGTTGGTAAACCAATGACACAGAACCCATATCGGATGACAATGGTCATGAACATTATTTCAGAAGTAAAATAAGTAAATACAAAAAATTaccatctcaaaaaaaaaaaaagtaaatacgagaaattgtgattttttttttaagaactactttttttaaaattttagatAAGATAATTCATACAATTCAATATGATTTCGGAGCCATTAGAGGTTCTGAGATTGAATTTCACTGCCTTCATCAACAATAGCATGAAATGGCATGTTCCAAACCTAAGACAAATATATAGAAGTGTTCCTTGCCAGGGTGGTGGCGTTGATTCAGGGTACTAGTTAAAAACTTCAGTCACTAGACAACTGATATTACTTTTTTAGAATATTTTCTTTGTCAAGGCTTAATTAGAACATGTAAAAGAGATTGCCTTCAACTACAGGGTGTGGTTCTAATCTATATTTCCTGAAGATTACAAAGTCTTAGGGTCTGATGCTCTATACTAGTACATCCAGGGAAATGATGAGATCTAAAGGGGCATTTTTTATTAGTCGGCCAAGCAGGGACATTAGGTTCAATGGGTTATACGGGTATATCTTAGATAGTGGAAGGCAGAAGAAAAAACGTTTATGAAGTGGATTCATAGCATATATGCAGCATGTAAAGAAATAGATGGAGTAGTCGGAGGTGGGGAGTGGTAATCTATAAAATGTGAAAGGACTTAAATTTACTTAAAAGAGTTATACACTTTGTAGAATCTTGTACCATTGTTACCAAAAAATTTGTAATGGACAATAAGTTGCATTCTCTAGTATAGGTAACTGTGGACTTTTAGTATCTAAGCTGGTGATCAAGTGGTGCTGGGTGGCTTTTGTCAAATCGATACAAAAGAGAAAAGCTTCAAAAGAAATCAATAGTAACATCAAAATCTCAAGGTGGGGGTGGGTGGGAGTGAAGGTGTTATGGCCTGTGCTAACTCTCCTTTCTAACTGCCTCATGTGAATAGAAGAGCACCACTTCTTGCTCAGAATAGTTGTTACGAGAAAGTGCATGGTATGCAATAACTTGAGGAAGCACCACTTCTTCCTCAAAGTTATTGAGATGCTCAAAACTTTAAATTGACAAATTGAGAAGTCAAGTTCTCTTTGCCTGGCTCTGAAATATTATAACTTTAACTGGTCATGTGGGTTAATAAGTATGTAATTGAAACTACCTAGGTCGAACATTTGGTGTTACAATGAGATATTATCTTATGTTACTATCTCTTATGTATCAGACAATATGAAAGTTGAGAGTCGAGGATTAGTAGGTTGGCTATTTCTGGAGAATCCAATGGCAGTAGGATACAGCTCTGAACAGTTAGTGTGATTACCGGCATGCCTTCACACCAACCTTATGAAGCACTTTGTAGAGAGTGGCTTGCTGACTTTAGTGCTGAATAAAGCAGGCCTAGATTTCTGTGATTTTGGCATGGGAGTAAAATGTTCTCATTTTGACTTGTGTTTCGTGTGTCTCTGGCAAATGTTCACAAAATTCTAGAGTGGTGCAATCGGTGGGTTTCTATTTGCTGCATCGCGTagcacttgagtgttgttgctgaCCAGAAGGCATTTTGAGTTCTGTTCGTTTGACACGTGTAGTGGAAAGAGGTCCAACTTACCTTTGACATGTCGAAAGCAATAGAGGTGAAGGCCCATTTAGTCCTATTCCCAGTGTACTGTGACAACTTAGTCCTGAACACCATCCACCATCCATAGCGTCCATCTGCACTATTGCCTCAGTGCTCGCTTTCACACGCTCACTCTCTGCTCTTTCTCCCTGTTTTGCCTGTATAACTCTTTAAAGTTCATCAATTTGctgtttcctctataattctaaTTGGAATTTGTCTAATTTCTTGTAGCTTAAACATAGTGCTTCTAGTTTGCTACCAAAAAATTATAAATGCATAAATCAATAACCTTCTTTCACTATAACTCTTTCTTTTTCATTATCAAAAAAAATAACCTTCTTTCACTATTTGCGAGAGAGTAGGACGCTAAAAAATTGTTCTAAGTGCAGTAGGAATAGACGTAACTGAAAAGTACATATTACATCTCAGGTATCATTCATATGACAGGTTTAAGCTGGAAATCGTGACATTGTAGGAGCACTACTTCTCTAGGGTCTTTTACTCTAAACCGGTGGTCGCAGATCATACAATCAGTTCATGTACTGCTGATGAACCAAGCTGAAGCTGTTACAGGAGAGGATAGTAAATAATTTGCAATAGATGAGTGGAATTATTACAGCTTAAGATTCAGATCAATCTTATTTGTATTTGAGGCCTGGTCTTCTGATTGATATGGATTTAGTCGAAAACTTCCTGGCCATTTCAAGTCAAATCCTTCATCTACTGGATTGGGACGCGATGTCATTTGAAATCCTGCACTAGCCTCGCCGAACCTTCCCACAGTTGTATTTATTTCTCTGCCTGTTTTATTCACAAGTGAGTGGGGAACCATGCCAAGAGATTTGAACATGGGATTGTTGATAGGTAAAGCCATGATGGTCATCATCCTCTGGGACTGATACTGTCTCACAGCTCCTCTTTCCCTCTTATGAGCATTCTGGTGGCCTCCCAGCGCCTGTGAACTGTAGAACTTCCTCATGCAGAAGTTGCACGAAAAAACCTTGCTAGGTCTTGTCTGTGACTCAGATTCTTTAGATGTTGAAGGTGAGTTTCTTCCTAAGCTCAAACTCAACCACTCACCTTGATCGAGTAGTGAAGTTCCCCGGCTGCCATCCTCATCACTTCTCATTCTGCTGGCTGTTGGAATTATGCAGAAATCTTATTTTTTTCTTCCCTCCCCGCAATTTCACTGAAGAGCCAATTTGAAATTTGTAGATGTAGGAAGAGGCTTTGTGGAGATACTGACCAAAAGGACTCTTAAAGAGCTAGAGATCAGAGAGGTAAGGAATAAAAATGAGATCATGCAGGAGGTGAAGGTGAGATTAGGTATTGAAATTTATGATATCTCTTTTTCACTGTCCCCACCTAGTGAGGCTTGGTGTTCCAGGGGACAATGCTTACGTCATGTTTCACTGCAGTCCCTGTCAAGCCCGCGATTCCCcacttctttttctctcttttatcTAATCAAATAAATACTGCTTTTAATTATTTCTCGTTGGAGTTAATCGAGGTTGGGAATCACTGATTCAATTTATGGTCTCATCATAATCTCCTATAGTTTGTTGTGTCTGCCGTGTTGCTGCATCTTATGCAGACTTTGTCATATAGTATGTATTAGATTACGCTAGTATTTCTCTTTAGCTGTATAATAAGAATTTGGATATCACGCGACTGAAGTTTACGGGTCTGAGATCAGTTTAAAAGGCATAGATTTTAGTGGATCTGGCAGCTTGCAATTGAAGCTTGTCCCACTTTGAAGAATTAGTTGGTTTTAAGAGCAGGATATTTGTCCGATAGCTCCAAGAATAAATCTCCTGCACTGATTCTCTGCATCATTTTTCCTGTTATTATTGCTATTGTAGGGGTAAAATTTTGTAGTTTGCGAAAACTTTCATATTAAGTAGGTGCGGAAGTACTATAAAGATGGAACCCACCTGCAGTGATTTGTTTCCTGTGTGAAAGAATTGAGTGAATGAGAAGCTTTAGGAGCAGAATGTAGATGTTGGAGTGAGTGGTGGTAGAGTCATACTAAATTGAGTGTGCCTTGTTTCAATGTCTGATGGAGTGGTAGGGTCCAAAGATTTGTCAATAATAGTGATTAAAATAGGAAAGAGATGAGGTAGCATCTTTTCCAACATAGTTTAGTATTTTCTTCTAAACATACTTATCTATGTGGGTGTCTTCATGTTGGGTTTTCTTTCCTGACAGATAGTGGGCGTTGTATATGAACAGCAGAAAGCCCAGTTCACCATGAGATAAAGATACCTCAATAATTAAGGTGTTAGTGCTagttgataaaaataataattaaatatttgtGAGGTTGAGAAACAGATCAAATCTTCTGCAATTGAATTTGTTGGGAGGTAATAATTATCTGTTGTAATAATCTAGTCTAAACAAGCTGACATGGCCACCATCGttatcaagaaaataaaaaagcCTAGAACGCTTATTTGGTGACTGTCAATTGATGTCTTTCCTTTTATGGAGCACCAGATAATATGTTGAGGTTCATGTAATGGAGTGTAATGCTGTCACATACGTTGAAGGCAATAGTCAGTTCAATGCTATCCTGCTTTAGTTTAAGATTATCCGTTTCTAGACATTTTTAACAGAGTTGCGGCTTTTCCTGCTGATTAGTCTGTTTCGTCATGAGTTCACTTCCAGAAAatgaaatactccctccggattaaaaagagtggggcaatttgcaggattgccctcgctggaggtggtctttaatttttacccctcaaaattgTGGTCTTTAAAAtttgcccttcaggcagaatttgcatgggcacaggcagaatttctgcccatgggcagaatttgcatgggctgAAATTCTGTCTAGCGAAATTTtggcttgcgatttttttttttaactgagctggggttcgaacccacaacatCAGGGTTTTAGGCGAAGGGTaatacttaaagaccaccaatttgaagggcaaaaattaaagaccactccaaatgaagggcaatccgcgcaaaaaaaaagaaaagagtgttcacttaacCATTTGCATACTcaagaaaatattaactcctagacaaaaataggtaatttgactaaactgtccctaattaaataggtattgggatttgatcacatagcaGTTAATAGGggtaaatctgaaaaaataaggttaattctttcttgatttgataagtgaacatttttttttatccaaaaaaaaaaagattaagtggacactctttttgatccggagggagtactactTTTACATCCCAAATGACTCAAGAAGTATGGTGGGTCGCACCATTACACTTGTTAAATCCATATCACTTTTTCTTGAGCGCTCTTGCGCATCTTGACTATTTCATTGGATACTTGTTACTTCCCCCAACACATGTACCGAGTAATTTTTCTCACGAAGACTTAGATAGATGAGAGTAAACCACTTAGTGTTTTTTCGTCTTTGCCGGTTTTGAACCCAGATATTCCATGTTTTCTTTGTTTACCGATTTCGTTAACTGCTAGATCATCCATGGAAGGC
The sequence above is a segment of the Lycium barbarum isolate Lr01 chromosome 6, ASM1917538v2, whole genome shotgun sequence genome. Coding sequences within it:
- the LOC132598973 gene encoding zinc finger protein 4-like, giving the protein MRSDEDGSRGTSLLDQGEWLSLSLGRNSPSTSKESESQTRPSKVFSCNFCMRKFYSSQALGGHQNAHKRERGAVRQYQSQRMMTIMALPINNPMFKSLGMVPHSLVNKTGREINTTVGRFGEASAGFQMTSRPNPVDEGFDLKWPGSFRLNPYQSEDQASNTNKIDLNLKL